The genomic stretch GTTTTTTAGGGTCCCACCCGTGGGTGTGTGAGCCGCGGAAAACCGTGATGAGTTCGCGGAAATCTACGCCGCGGGCAAAGGCGACCGCGTGTTCGCGGTAGGAGGGGAAAATATAGTCGTTGGGGGCGAATGCCAGTGCGGAGCCGACCTGCGCCGCTTCTTGTCCGCGGCTGGGCACCCACAGAGCCATTTGCCCTTGCCTCTGAAGTGCCGTTCCTTCGTCGTCAATGCGGCGGGTGATGTACATCAGGCGGTAGGCTTCGCGAAGCTGTTCTGCGTCTACGTCCTGCACATAAGAGCTGAAGGTGGGGTTCTCGTGTACCTTGCCGTTCTCATCCATCAGCTGGATGCGTTCAGGTACTCCCGGATATTTTTCGTTCTCGTGCATCAATCCTCCACGCAGATACGAGCTGTCCTTCACGCCGGGCGTGCGCAGAGAGTTTCGGCACGCGGGGCGGAAGGCTTGGGCATATTTCCTCTTATTTTACTCGCTTAAGAACGAAGTGAAGGTTTATTGTGCGGTTTTCTATGCTTTCCTTCTGGCGTAATGCACCGTTTCTGTGTGCATGTTGGTTCGCGGAATACTTACGTGGGCGGGGAGCATTCTAAGTGTTGTCGCTGAGAGCCCACACGGTCTCTTCCCGAGCCCTCGGCGACATAGCTCAACCCCGCGAGTTGAGGGATTTTAGACTCTGTGCGGGAACTGCTCACAGATGCTGATGAAGCGGTCATTTGCCTCATCTTCGCCGATGCTCACCCGCACACCCTCGGAGTCGAAAGCACGCACCGCCAGGGCGTTAGCGCGCGCCAGTTCAGTAAATTCCGCAGTGTGTTCTCCCAGGGGGAGCCACACGAAGTTGGCGTAGGTTTGCGGTATGTTGTACCCTAGCTCGTGCAGCCGGGCAACCACGCGCTCACGCTCGGACACCAGGTGTTGTACACGTTCCATCACCTGATCTTCATGTTCTATGGAGGCGACAGCGGCGGCCTCTGCCACGGCGGTAACGGCAAAGGTTGTGGCGCTCACCCGCAAATACTGGGTCAGCTGCGGATGCGATACCGAGTACCCCACGCGAAGCCCCGCAAGTCCCTGTGCTTTCGAGAAGGTTCTGAGCACGATCACGTTCGGGTATTCACGGTACAGGCGCAAACCGTCCAGCGGCGCATCTTCCCCGTCGGGCACGGGTGATACCGTGCAGAACTCGAAATATGCTTCGTCGAGCACCACCACAATATGAGGGGGCACCTGCGCCAGGAACTCGCGGATTTGTTTTTCGGTGACGGCGGGCCCGGTGGGGTTGTTAGGGGTGCACACCAGGATCACACGGGTGCGGTCGGTGATCGCATCGAGCATTCCCTGCAGGTCGTGGGCACCGTTGGGCAGGTTCGGAATCTGCACGCTTTTTGCGCCCAGCAGCCCCACCAAAATGGGGTATGCCTCAAAGGAACGCCAAGCGTATATGACTTCGTCCTGCACACCGTCGGCATCGACTCCGGCAAACGCTTTGAGAATCTGGTTGAGTGCACCCAGGCTTCCGGCGCCGGTCACGATATTCTCGGCATCTAGGTTGAACCGCTTGGCGAGCGCTTCACGCAGCTTGGTTGAGAGCGGGTCTGGGTAGCGGTGTACCGCATCGAAGGTGCTAAGAATTTCGGCGACCTTGGGTACGGGTCCGAGAGGGTTCTCGTTGGAAGATAGTTTGTACTGGGTTAGCCCGGCAACCTGCGGCGCGGGTTTTCCTGCCACATAGGCCGGAAGGTTCGCAAAAATATGGCGCGGGGGAATCGGTGATGTCTGCGGTTGGTGTGATTCACTCATATCCACAGTATAGTGCTCGCCAACCTCCCCGCCCCGGATTTTTGCGCTAGGTCACGCGGGTTTCTGCCGATCGGGCGCGGTTGCGTTTACGCTGGTGCACCTAGGAGCCTGGGGTCGTGTGAGGTACGTATCTCGGGGTTTGGGGTGTTGGTGGGCATGCGGCTACCGGTATCGGCGGGGGTTACGGTCTCACCATCGGGCTGCAGCTGATTCTGTGGTATGTGCAGGTGCGGTGTCTCGGCGGGGTTGTTCATCAGGTGTTCCCCCAGCGGCGGCAGGTATCCTTCCTGTGTTTTCAGGTCAAGGTTCGGCAGCAGGTTTTCACCTCCGCCCGTGCTGTGGGGTATGTCAAGCTTGGGCAGGTGCAGGTCATCCAGCAGGCGCGGCGCATAATACGGTTCGGCGTGGGAACCTGCCCCGGAGGGTATGATCCCCTCCCCATGATGGCTGTACGGCATGGGTTTTGGCCCCGATATGTTCTCCAGCGACTCGGGCGCATGCCATGCTGCGGGTGAGTGTTGGGTATCTGTGGTGCCGGGGTTCTGCACTGGTGCGGGTAGTCCCGAAATCTTCGGGTCCGTGTAATCGACAGGCTTTCGTGGATCAAGCGCATCCATACTGGGTTTCAAAAAATCGGGTGTCCATGACCGTGCCTTATCTTGGGCCAAGTCAACCCCTATATTTCCAAGTACTTGAGGGTTTACACCACGCTCATTTGATAATGTTGCGGCTCCGCTCTCCCATAACGAAGGCCCTCCCTCAGAGGTAGCGTTATAGACATTTCCGCCTTCGTAGGTGTAGTTACCTTGAGGGACAGCCACCATAGGTTTCTGCGCGTTAGCATCCCGTTCTAATGATTCACGATAAAACCTCATATCGTGAGTCATTTCATGTGGTTTAGGATCGCCGCCCTGGCGAAAACTTCTACGGTCAGTAATCACGGTCGAGTCACCTGGGCGTTCCCGCCACGTCTGGCCGCTAATGATTGCGGGAATAGGATCGCCCTTATCTTTGGTTTGATGCACGCGGAAGGTCTTATTTCCTCGGTCTGGTAAAGCTTGTACGGGGCCGCCAAAAGTGTACACATCGCTCACGTGGTAGCGTGAGGCAAATTCGTTGTTATTGGCGGCGTTATAGGCGATAGCTGCGCCTTGGGAATGTCCCACGAGAATCACATCATCGGCTGAGGTTACGCCTTGGTCTCTTAGCGCACGGTCTAGGGCACGCATCATGATATGGCTGTCTTGTATAGAAGCGTTCGGTGTATCGGCGCCTATCTGCAGGGTACCTTGGATACCGTCGGGTTCGCCAGGTTTATTGGAAAAGTCCGTCCCTGGAATATAGGCGTATACGATTTTGCGGCCGGTTTGGGGGTCTCGATATACCTGTACCTCAATCCCCGAGTAACCCTTCCCGTCTTTATCTTCGCCTTCGTATTTTTTCGAGAGGTCTCCCTTGCTTACACGCTCCATATTCTGGGCGATCTCGGCGCGGGTGCGAGGCATTTTATCCGTCGGTTCTGCCTTATCACGATGCCAGTTCTTGAGTTCACCGCGGTTCTTGTTGTCCTGTTCTTTCTTCCCGAGCCACGGCATTTTCCCGTTCACAATTCGTTCGGCTATCTCACGGGGAATACCCATTTTTTCGAGTTTTCGAGCTATACGTCTGCGCGCCATCTCTGGGTTGGCGCGCATATCCTGGTAGGCGATCGCCCCGAAGAGGGTAATCGCCGTCAGTGCGGAAAAGCTCATAATATAGGGGTTGCCGCTGCGCATACCCCACCCGAAAATGCTCTCTGCGGCACTATATCCAAGCTCGTACTTTTCCCAGGACCACATGTCGTTGAAGGCGCCTTGCGGATGCATGAGCGCGTTGCGTATCCACTCTTCCTGCGACATGCCGTTAGGCATCTTCCCGTCCTGAGTGAGCCCGATACGGTTGAACAGTCCCTTCGCGGCTTCTTCTGCCTGATGGTAGCCCTTCGAGCAGGCGTCTATTGCGCTGGCGGTTGCCTCCAGCTTAACGGCCCGCTCCCCCAACGTCGCCGCGGCAGAGGTGGTCATGACCGAGGCTTGCCGCCCATGCTCGTTGGTGCCGAGAAAAAGCATGAGCTGCGCCGCGATACCGCCCATCGGCAGGGGTAATGACCCGCAATCGCCGCCTAGCTGGTGTACATTCTGTGCGAGCTGCGGCAGCTCTTCCAGCAGAACGCTAATGGTTTTATCGTCCCCACCGGCTGCTATCTGTTGTCCCGGAGTGTTCATCGTGAGTCCTTCCCTATTGTCTAGCGATTAGTGAATGCCCGAGCTCTGCAAGAGCCCGGTGGGAACCTGCGAATAATTGAGTAACTGATCTAAGGCATGCTGGGCATTCAGCGCGCCGGAGGATTTGATGATGTCTGCGGGGTTCAGGTTTTCGAGGGTATCGGCGGTGGTGTTCAGCAGGCCTTTGAGCATTCCGTCTAATCCGGCGGCGGCACCCAAAATAGTGTTTGCTTGGGATTCCAAGGCTGCGGCAACTTCTTCGCCAGCGCGGTGCGCATCCTCGGCTGCGTGCTGTACCTGCTGGTGAGTTTCGGTCAGGCTTTTTTCGTGCTGGTCTAATGCGTTTCGATAGGCTCTCCCGGCCGAAGATTTCCAGTGTTCGGCACGCATACCGTGGGCTTTGTGAAGCATCGTCTGAATGCTCGCAGCATGCTGTTCTAAGTTGGCGGCGAGTTCCTGGCCCTTACTGCGTGCCTGCCCCGCT from Rothia dentocariosa ATCC 17931 encodes the following:
- a CDS encoding histidinol-phosphate transaminase, translating into MSESHQPQTSPIPPRHIFANLPAYVAGKPAPQVAGLTQYKLSSNENPLGPVPKVAEILSTFDAVHRYPDPLSTKLREALAKRFNLDAENIVTGAGSLGALNQILKAFAGVDADGVQDEVIYAWRSFEAYPILVGLLGAKSVQIPNLPNGAHDLQGMLDAITDRTRVILVCTPNNPTGPAVTEKQIREFLAQVPPHIVVVLDEAYFEFCTVSPVPDGEDAPLDGLRLYREYPNVIVLRTFSKAQGLAGLRVGYSVSHPQLTQYLRVSATTFAVTAVAEAAAVASIEHEDQVMERVQHLVSERERVVARLHELGYNIPQTYANFVWLPLGEHTAEFTELARANALAVRAFDSEGVRVSIGEDEANDRFISICEQFPHRV